The genomic DNA CAAGAAAAGCTAAGGAGAGCCTATGACCATCGCATTTTTATTTATCTCGCTGTTTGGCCTTATGCTTATAGGCGTTCCGGTTGCTGTTTCGCTTGGAGCTAGTACGGTTTTAACGATGCTGCTCTTTACCAACTTAGATGTTGCGGAGGTGCCTCAGCGTATTTTTGACGGTATCAATAAATTTCCTCTCATGGCGATTCCGATGTTTATCCTAGCCGGAAATTTACTGAGCAAGGGCGGCTCTGCTAGACGCATTATAGATTTTGCTAAATCCATGGTCGGACATCTACCGGGCGGCCTGCCGATGAGCGCGATATTTGCGTGCGTTATATTTGCAGCGGTTTCTGGCAGCTCGCCCGCTACGGTCGTAGCGATAGGATCTATCATGTTTGTCGCGATTAAAGAAGCCGGCTACCCAAAAGAGTATGCCGTGGGCGGCATCACAACCGCAGGCTCTCTAGGCATTTTGATCCCGCCTTCGGTCGTTATGATCGTTTACGGCGTTACGGCCGAGGTCAGTATCGCGCAGCTATTTATGGCGGGCGTGGTGCCTGGACTGATGCTAGGCGGCATGATGATACTTCAGACTTATATCGGAGCGAAAAAACTCGGATTTAAAGCTACTACGCCCGAGCCTTGGAGCGAGCGAATAAAAAAATTCTTTAGAGCATTTTGGGCGCTGCTAATCGTAGTAGTCGTTATCGGCGGTATCTACGGCGGCATTTTCACCCCGACCGAGGCTGCGGCGGCGAGCGCGATATATGCGCTGATTATTTCGCTATTTGTTTATAAAGATATCAAATTTAAAGACCTATGGGACATCTGCCTAGAGTCTGCTATCACGACGGCGATGATATTTTTCATCATCGCAAACGCGGTCGTGTTTGCATACCTGCTAACTACCCAAAACATTCCGCAGACGATAGCAGATAGCATCCTAGCAGCAAATATCGGCAAAATAGGCTTTTTAATCATCGTAAACATCCTGCTTTTCATCATGGGACAGTTTATGGAGCCGTCATCGGTCGTTATGATCATGGTGCCGCTGCTACTACCGATCGCAAAAGCGCTAGGCGTGGATCCGGTGCACTTTGGCATCCTGCTAATCGTGAATATGGAAATCGGCATGATCACGCCGCCCGTGGGCTTAAATTTATTCGTCGCCAGCGGCCTAACCGGCATGAATCTAAAAGACGTCATCGTCTCATGCTTGCCGTGGACTTTGACGCTATTTATCGGGCTTATTTTAGTGACGTATATCCCGGAGATTTCGCTTTGGTTGCCTAATCTTATGTACAAAAACTAACCGACTTTAAATTTTGCGAGCGAGCCTAGCTAAAGCCTTGCTCGCCTTAAATTATGCCGCGCTAAATTTACCTCAAAAGCCCAAATAAAGCCAAAGTGTCGTATAATTTTCGCAAATAAAAAGGGGGAGATTATGTATAGCGTCAAACTGCATATTTGCTTAAGCGAGGATTTAAAAAACAAGCTTGAAATTTTAGAAAAAATCCAGCCAAGGCTGCGCTTTACGCATGAATTTAGCACTATAAAAAGCTCAAGCGATATCCCTACGCCCATACCCGACGAAAATCAATATCTCATCATCGCAAGCGAGAACTGCGGACTAAATTTACCCGAGCTAAAAAACCGTATCGGCAAAAACGGCTTTTTGGCGATTTACGCGAGGGATGCGGACAAGATAACCGGCGAACAAAAAGATGCCGCCGATGAAATTTGGCTAGAAAGCGCAAATTTAGACGACTTTTACTTTGAAAAAGCGCTAAATTTGATCGCCGAGCGCAAAGAGGCGTGGCTACAAAAAACGTGGTTGCAGACGATGATAAACTCATCTCCCGATATGATCTGGTTTAAGGATATGGGCGGACTACATCTAGAGGTAAACGACGCCTTTTGCGAGGTCGTAGATAAGCAAAAAGACGACGTTCGCGGTAAAGATCACTACTATATCTGGAATATCCCAAAAGAGATATACGAGCAAACGGGCTACGTCTGCGTCCAGACCGAGGACGACGTCGTAGCCGCGCGCAAAACCTGCCTGCTGGACGAAGAGGTGATGAAGGCAGACGGCAATCTAAGCAAGCTAAAAACGTATAAAACGCCGATATTTGACGGCGAGACGATCATCGGTACCGTAGGCATCGCTCGCGACGTGACGAAAGAGTACGAGTATCTGCAAAATATCGAACATCTAGCCCACTACGACCAGCTCACGGGGCTAGCTAACCGCAACCAGTTGGACGCATTTTTAGACAAGCTAAAAACCACGCATATGAGCATACTTTATATGGATCTGGATCGCTTCAAACAGGTAAACGACGAGCACGGACATCAGGCGGGCGATAAGGCTCTGGTTGCGATCGCGGAGCTGATAAAAGAGATTTTTAACGACGCTATGAACGTGCGTATCGGCGGGGACGAGTTTATCTCGATATTTACCGACGGCGCGAATATGCAAAGCATAGCGCCCCGCGTGCAAATTTTGATTGACCGATTTTTTAAAATTTGTCAAGAAAATCCGCTCTTTAACGGGCTATCGGTAAGTGCGGGCATCGCAGAAGGCCAGATCGGGCACGGCTCGTTTGACCTGCTGCTTCAGCGCGCCGACGATGCTCTTTATAGGGCTAAACACGCGGGCCGCGGTACCTACTGCATAAATCCCTGGGAAGACTTTGAGCAAAAATAAATTTACGCTAGCGTTTGCCGGTCGGTAGCGATGCGGCACGAATTTACGGCGACTCGTCAGCATCTATGCGCCTTGACGGCCGACCGTAAATTTGATATCGCTTCTTATCTTTTACTCTAAATTTTATTCAAATTTAACGCAAAAGCAAATTTCGATTTTATCGGCGCTCGCGGGTAAATTTAAAAGCTAGCGAGGAAAAATAAGCGGCAAATTTAGCCTCAAATTTAAGCTCCGCACGGTCAAATTTAACGGCGCTGGTCGATTATGGCGCTCTTAATCCAGACAAACTAGACCAAAATCAGCTCAAAATTTGGGCGGACAAAGTTGATCCGGGAAAGCTAACGGGTAAAAATTTAAGCATGCGGCCTGGCGTAAAATGGGGTTTGATAAGTTGGAGGACGGATGGCGTAAGGAGCTCGGCCTAAATCCGAACGAGCCGGTAGCCGTGAGGAGGATATTTTCTCTAAGCGGCTACACGAGAGACGATAAAATAAGCGTCTGGGGCAAGATAAACGGGCTTGACTCATCGGTAAGCAAAGAAAAAGCCGCCGAGCTAAAAAGCTTCGTAGATAGCACGCGAGCCTTGATCGCGCACGCGCGCGATCCGTCCGATATATTTAGGCGGGACGTCTTTAGCGTGGATAAATTTATGAAGAGATTTGATGTGGATTTGGGCGGGTTCGGCTTAGGGCTCATGCGTAGCGGTAGCGGTGTGGCAATGGACGCCAAGGCCTCAAAGCTGCTGGATTCAGATATGAGCGAGGAGGAATTTAAAGATAAATGGCTCGAGTACGCCGCAAATAAAATCCTAGGCGAATACGCAAACGTAAAAATCTCGCTCAAAAACGGCGCGCTAAATTTCGACCAAACGCCCGCAAAAGAGCGTATTACGCTTCTTGGGCAAGATCTCGAAACTCGCGTGAGCTACGCGGACGAAGCGAGCAAAAAAGAGTTTTTTAAATTTCTAAAAGACGTATTTAAAAACGGCGAAAGCATCGGAGACGCGCTGCAAAAAATCGCTCTAAAAAAGGGAGACTTTGACGAAACGGCCAAAGAGGAAGCGCAAGCAGACGCCGCAAAAGAAAAGAAATTTAAACCTATCCAAGCCGTTAGTAAAAGCCAAACCTATGTTTATAAGGATATAAAGCGCGAGTTTTTCGAGAAATTTATCAAAGTTGAACAAGAAAAAAATGAACGGACGCAACCAAGCTTTTAGAAGCTTTAAATAAAATCCGAAAACTAGATATAAACGTATAAATTTAGCTATTTCGCAGATAGCGTCAAAGTAGCCTAAGCGCGGATAAATTTACTCGCTACAAAAATGAAGTGTAACAATGAGCGTTAAATTTGCTCGTGCATCTCCTCTGCTAGGCGCTTTTTGTAGGCGCGCATGAAATAAAACGCCCAAATTAGCGGAAATATTATCTCCAGCCCTTTCCAGAAAATAAACGGAACAATATAGGTAGTATACCTGTGACCAATCACAAAACCTATACAAACCGCACAGCAAGTAGCCGCATAGCTTGCCGCAAAGGCAGCGCCTAAATTTATTATTTCGGAGTCGGTCGTAACAATCTGGATCGCAACCAAATATATGAAAGAGCTTACTAGCGCGGCCAGGAAAAACCAATTCAGAACGCCTAATTTTTGATGGTCTATATCCGCGCTAAGATAGCCCGCTATGCACGCGATGATACATAGTGTGCATAAGATAGCGCGTAGCACGGCTAAATATCGCAGTCCGCGAGGTTGTATCGCGCCTTCGTAGCAGCTGCTTTCGTAGATACTACTTTGGCTGTTTTTGCCGCCGCGCCCCGCGACATAGACAAGATGTGCGCCCAGTGCTATGAAACACGCGCATGCTGCAAAGTCCCAAAATATGAAGTTGCCGAAGATTGTCCCGCCCAAGCCATCATCGCCCGTAGGCCCTATTAAATAAGGCCACGAAATTTTCACTACGCAAAACATCGCCGCGAGCAAAATCGGATGCAGCGCTAGCTTGCCGCTCCTTAAATCAAAGAGTAAATTTTTAAAATAGCTCATATTTTTCCCTTAAAATTCCGTAGAATTTTAAAATTCCGCAAAATCCGTTCGGTAAATTTTGCGGTTTTGAAATAAAATAATCAAAAGTTGCGTATTTTTTATACTTAAATTTAGCCGCAACGTCTAGATTTGTGCGTAATTAGCGGCATTTTCTAAAAATTGCAAGCGCAGAGCAAACTAAAATTTAAAATATCGTAGTTTCTTTGTTTAAACCTCAAACAAAGCGTCAGTTCAGATTCGGCCTGCCGGCAAATTTACCCGCAAAGCCGAATTTGAGCGCAAATCACATCTCGTAGCTATCCTCTTCGTCTTCGTCGCCGTATTCGTAGTCGTTCTCGTCGTAGTTATAGCTGTATCGCTCGGACCTCTCGTCGTCAAATTCAGAGTATTCCTCCTCCAGATCTTCCTCTTCGTAGTCAAATTCTTCGCTCATTTTCTCTCCTTTAAAATTATTTTTTCACTTCTTCGACGTATAGGCTCTGGCTAGGGAAGGCAAATCCAAGTCCGTTGGCCTCTACGATATTCATTATTTTTAGCATCACGTCCTCTTTGACGGCCAAAAACTCGCCCCAAACTATCGTCTTTGAAAAGCAATACACGAGGATATTTATCGAACTATCCGCAAACTCGTCCACGACGACGAATAAATTCGACTTATATCCCGCCAAATCGTCAAACGAAACGATGCCTCGGTCGTAGCGGCTAACTTTTTTAGACCCCATATCGTCGCCCTTTGCGATGTCTGGGTGGTCGATTAGCATCTGTTTTATCTCCTCGACGCACTTTTTGATCTGCTCGGTCGTGGCGCTATACTCTAGCCCGATTAGCATCCTGATGCGTCGTCCCATCTTTCGCCTGCTCCAGTTTCGTATCGGATCGCTAGCTAGCTTGGAGTTTGGTACGAAGATAAGGGCGTTGTCAAAGGTTCGCACGGTCGTTTTTCTAAGCCCGATCTCCACGACCGTTCCCTCGATGTCGCCGCACACGATCCAGTCGCCTTGCGAAAACGAGTTATCAAAGAGCAGCATGACGGAAGCAAAGAAATTCGCCAAAATATCCTTGGTCGCAAGAGCTACCGCAAGGCCGCCGATACCAAGAGACGCGATGATGGCGCTGACGTTAAATCCGAGCTTGCTAAGCACGATAAGTAGCGCGATAACAAAGATGATGAAATAGATGATCTTTAGGATCAAATTTATCACCTCTTTGCGCCCGCTTTTTTTGGTGAGTTCGTTGATGAGCACCATGCCGTAGCCGTTTAGTACGCTAAGTATGAGCCAGGTGACGGCGATAACGAAAGTGATCGTAAGGAAATTTGCAAATTTTATCAGCATAGGAGCGGGATAATACGCGATCGAGACGCATATATCTATCGCGTAGGCGATGAGGGTGAGCAGCATCGGGCGTTTGATGATCTCGACGATGCGCCCTTTCGTCTGTCTATCCGAGTCGTGCTTGACAAAAAATTTCATTAGCGCCCACAGCGTGAGCTTACTAAGCAGCGTCGTAAACGAGACGAAAAACAAAAATACTACGAATATAATCGCAGCTTTGCCGACGTTAAATTTACTCGTAAAGGAGGCCTTTTCGTTGATAAAATCGATCGCCGTTTTTAAATTTAGCTCCGAAATGATGTAGTTTGACGTGAGCAGCTCGGCGTTATCGCGCAGATAGTGAAGTATCTCCTCAAGCGTCTTTTTGTGCGCCTCTAGCGCCTCTAGTTCGCCTTTGTGCGCAGCGAGCGCTTCCTCGTTTAGACTATCTTTAAACTCCTTAAACTGCGAGTAAAACTCCGTCTGAAAGCTAAGCAGCGTCTCCTCGACGGCGAGCCTTACGTCCACGGCCTTGCCGCCTTCTTTGAAGATATTTTCTAAATTTAAAAGCGAGGAGTAAAACAGCCCGTCAAGCTGCATACGCTCAAACTCCAGCTTGTCTTTTACGTATAAATTTTGGTTGTCTGAGTTTTTTAGCCGTTTGATTTTTGATTCCAAATTTTGCATTTCGCGCTTAAATTTCTGCACCTGCTCCTCGTCGATTTCGATTTGCATGATGAGGTAGGGGATCTGCTCGATTAGCTTTTCTTTTTTCTCCGAGACGGTTTTAAAAAGCACGTTTTTATCGGCGGTCTCGTTATTTTCGGCGGATTGTGCTTTGATAACGGCGATTTGAGAGTTTGCTTCGTTGATTTGATTTACGACGCTTAGGATATCCGTGGCGTTTAGGTCGTCGATTTTGGTATTTGCTAGTAAATTTAAGCCAAAGCACAGCGCAAAAACGGCGGCTAAAATTTTTCTCATTTCTCGACTCCTAGCAGTTTAAAGCTCTTCGTCACGAAGTTGTAGTTGTAGATTTCGCCCGTTTCTATTATGTAGTGCCAGGCGTAAATTTTTAGCTCCTCGTCTTTAAATTTAGCCTTTACGTCTGGATAGCTCAGTAAATTTTCAAACGAATTTACGAGGCTTAAGCGCTCGGTTAGCCACTCTCTTTTTGCGATATTGTCGCCGAAAAGCTTTTGCACGCGCTTTTTTACGGGCTCTAGCAAATCTAGCCAGCGCTTTACGTTTGGCGTTTTGCTAAATTTAGCCTCGTCCATCCACAAAGCCGCGCAGCCGCCGCAGTTGCTATGTCCGCAGATGATGACGTTTTGCACGTTTAGCGTTTGCAAGGCGTACTCGATCGCCGAGGTTGTAGCCAAAAACTCCTCGCTTTTGCGGTACGGAGGCACGATATTTGCGATATTTCGCACGACGACTAGGTCGCCCGGCATCGTGTTTGTTATGAGGCTAGGCACGACGCGCGAGTCGATACAGCCCACAAAAAGGGTGTGCGGCGTCTGCTTCTCGCCCAGGCTTTCAAAAAGCTCCTTGTGTTCTAAAAAATCTTCTTCCATAAATTTAACGGCGCCGTCTAAAATTTCTTGCATTGTATTTTCCCGAATAATTTTTTAAAATATTATATCAAAAACGTTTCAAACTTCGTCAAAAAAATTTAAATTGCTTTTTGCGCGTCAAATTCAGCGATTTTTTATATTTTATTTACCTATTTTTGGCTAAATTTGCATCAAAAATTAAAAAGGAGAGAACATGAGTTTATACGACAGAAATTATGCAAGCTCAAGCGAGCATGAGGTTGCCGGCGAATATTCGCAAAGCGCGCTTAGCACGTTTATCAAGCAAACTTATCAGCTTTTTGCGGCTTCGCTTTTAGCAGCCAGCGTCGGAGCTTACGTCGGGCTTTATAGCTCGCTGGGAGCGACGGTGGCGAGCAACTACTGGCTGTTTGTGATACTTGAGCTAGGACTTTTGGTCGGTTTAATGTTTGCTAAACGCAAAGCGGGCTTAAATTTGATCCTGCTTTTTGCCTTTACTTTCGTTAGCGGACTTACGCTTACGCCTATTTTAGGACGCACTTTTGCGATGCCAGGAGGCGCTGCGATAGTAGCTCAGGCCTTTACGCTTACGACCGTAGCATTTGGCGGACTTAGCGTGTTTGCGATGAATACCAAACGCGACTTTACGACGTGGGGCAAGATGCTTTTCATCACGCTTATCGTTTTGCTCGTGGCTATGCTGCTAAATTTATTCTTCAAAAGTCCGATTTTTCAGGTAGCGCTATCGTGCGTATCTGCTGTTTTATTTAGCGCGTATATCCTTTACGATACGCAAAATATCATCCGCGGTAACTACGAAACTCCGATCGAGGGCGCAGTTGATCTTTATCTTGACTTCTTAAATTTATTCGTTTCATTGCTTAGAATTTTAGGATTTTTTAATAGCGATGACTAACGACGAGCGGCTTTATCGCGTAATAGACGCAAATTTAAACCGCTTAAAAGAAGGGCTTAGGGTCGTCGAGGACGTCAGACGTTACGGATTTGACGACCTAGCCCTCGCTAAAAAAATCAAAAGCCTTCGCCACAAATCAAAAGTCCCGCAAAAAGAATTCTTAAAATTTCGCGACGCCGCAAACGACGTGCTAAAACCGAGCCTAGAAGACGAGCAAATTCGCCTAAATTTGGACGATTTGCAAACCGCCAACATCAAACGCGCGCAAGAAAGCGCAAGGGTTTTAGAGGAGTGTTTTAAGCTCATCAACGTTAAAATTTCCGAAATTTTTAAGGCCGTGCGCTACGAACTTTATGAGATAGAAAAAGAAATTTAACCCAAATTCAAAACTTTTTTAGTATAATCGCGACTAATTTTGAAAATTTAAAAGGATTTTTATGGATTCGCTTTTTTTAGTATTGCAGTTTATTTTTGCGGTAGTTTTAACGATCGCCGTTTTGCTTCAGAAAAGCTCCTCTATCGGACTAGGCGCGTATAGCGGCAGTAACGAAAGCCTATTTGGCGCAAAAGGACCGGCCGGATTTTTGGCTAAATTTACCTTCGTCGTGGGCGTTTTGTTTATCCTAAACACCCTAGCGCTAAGCTATTTTTACAACACGCAAAGCAGCAAATCTCTCATAGATAGCGTCGATACTTCGTCGTTGCCTGCGGCTCCTGAGGCAGTCGCTCCGCAAGCTCCTAGCGCTCCTACGGCTCCTGTAAGCGAGAAAAAATAAGGAGCGTCAATGAAAAAATTAGTTTCCGCGCTCGCGTTTTTTGCGGCGGCGCAGTTTGCGCTTGCTGACGCGCATATCTTTAACTATCATAGATTTGACGACGATAGGCACCCTAGCACCAACGTCTCTATTAAAAATTTACGCGAACAGTTTGAGTATTTTAAAGAAAAAGGCTACGAGATCATCCCGCTCTCAAAGCTCGTTGACGCAATAAAAAACGGCGAGCCGGTATCTGATAACTGGGTTGTTTTAACCGTAGACGATGGCTACAAAAGCTTTTATGAAAAAGGCTTACCGGTATTTTTAGAGTACGGATATCCATTTGCGCTGATGATTTATGTCGAGGCCACCGCGCGAAAATACGGCGACTTTATGACCTTCGAGCAGATCAAAGAGATCGAAAAATACGGCGAAGTCGGCTATCACTCCTACGGTCACTTGCATATGGTCGGTCTTAACGAGGAAAAACTAAAAAACGACTTTGAGGACGGTATAAGTAAATTTGAAAAAAATATGGGCTACAAACCGCGATATTTTGCATATCCTTTCGGCGAATATAACGACAGGGTACGTGATGTCGCGATAGAACACGGTATCGAGGTTATACTTAGCCAAAACTCTGGCGCAGTCGCGGCAGATAGCGATCTGCACGAGCTAGATAGGATCCCTGCGATGAACGGCACGCACCTACCCTCCGCGCTTGCAAGCAAATTTCTAAAAGCCGAATGGATACTTCCGCAAGACTATCCGAAGGATAATAAGATTAGTGAACTTATCATCAAAACGGATGAGAACGCGACGCACGGCTACTTCTCGATGACGGGGCAAAAAACAAAAAAAGTTAAGCTCGAAAATGGACAGATGACGCTTAAATTTAACAAGCCGATCGACCGATATAAAGTCAGAATGAGCCTTAAAGTAAACGGAAAAACGACGACAAAAATTTTAGTAAAGGACATAAATGCTGAATGAGATTTACAAAAAGCAAAAAGAGCATAGCGACAAGTGCATCGAGGGCCTAAAGCGCGACTTTAGCACACTTCGCACGGGTAAGGTAAATATAAGCATAGTCGATAATATTTACGTGGATTATTACGGTAGCCAAACTCCGCTAAACCAAGTCGCCACCGTGCTAGCTAGCGATGCTAGCACCATAAGCATCACGCCCTGGGAAAAACCGATGCTAAAAACTATCACCGCAGCGATCTCTGCGGCAAACATCGGCGTAAATCCGAACAACGACGGCGAGAGCGTGAAGCTATTTTTCCCTCCGATGACGGTCGAGCAACGCCAGGAAAACGCCAAACACGCTAAGGCATTTGGTGAAAAAGCCAAAGTTAGTATCAGAAATATCAGAAAAGACGCCAACGACGAGGTAAAAAAACTAGAAAAAGATAAATCAATCACCGAAGATGAGAGTAAAAAAGGACAAGACGAAGTCCAAAAGATTACCGATAGCTACACCTCAAAGATCGACTCTCTCGTAAAAGAAAAAGAGAGTGAACTTCTAAAAGTATAACACTAAATTTAGAGGTGGTAGCGGCGTGCTACTCCTCTTAAATTTTAGAGTCTGCCGCAAGCAAAATATAAAATTTACAGCATTTAAAATCGCAAGATAA from uncultured Campylobacter sp. includes the following:
- a CDS encoding carbonic anhydrase, translated to MQEILDGAVKFMEEDFLEHKELFESLGEKQTPHTLFVGCIDSRVVPSLITNTMPGDLVVVRNIANIVPPYRKSEEFLATTSAIEYALQTLNVQNVIICGHSNCGGCAALWMDEAKFSKTPNVKRWLDLLEPVKKRVQKLFGDNIAKREWLTERLSLVNSFENLLSYPDVKAKFKDEELKIYAWHYIIETGEIYNYNFVTKSFKLLGVEK
- a CDS encoding sensor domain-containing diguanylate cyclase, producing the protein MYSVKLHICLSEDLKNKLEILEKIQPRLRFTHEFSTIKSSSDIPTPIPDENQYLIIASENCGLNLPELKNRIGKNGFLAIYARDADKITGEQKDAADEIWLESANLDDFYFEKALNLIAERKEAWLQKTWLQTMINSSPDMIWFKDMGGLHLEVNDAFCEVVDKQKDDVRGKDHYYIWNIPKEIYEQTGYVCVQTEDDVVAARKTCLLDEEVMKADGNLSKLKTYKTPIFDGETIIGTVGIARDVTKEYEYLQNIEHLAHYDQLTGLANRNQLDAFLDKLKTTHMSILYMDLDRFKQVNDEHGHQAGDKALVAIAELIKEIFNDAMNVRIGGDEFISIFTDGANMQSIAPRVQILIDRFFKICQENPLFNGLSVSAGIAEGQIGHGSFDLLLQRADDALYRAKHAGRGTYCINPWEDFEQK
- the frr gene encoding ribosome recycling factor, yielding MLNEIYKKQKEHSDKCIEGLKRDFSTLRTGKVNISIVDNIYVDYYGSQTPLNQVATVLASDASTISITPWEKPMLKTITAAISAANIGVNPNNDGESVKLFFPPMTVEQRQENAKHAKAFGEKAKVSIRNIRKDANDEVKKLEKDKSITEDESKKGQDEVQKITDSYTSKIDSLVKEKESELLKV
- a CDS encoding thiamine-phosphate pyrophosphorylase, which codes for MTNDERLYRVIDANLNRLKEGLRVVEDVRRYGFDDLALAKKIKSLRHKSKVPQKEFLKFRDAANDVLKPSLEDEQIRLNLDDLQTANIKRAQESARVLEECFKLINVKISEIFKAVRYELYEIEKEI
- a CDS encoding polysaccharide deacetylase family protein, with amino-acid sequence MKKLVSALAFFAAAQFALADAHIFNYHRFDDDRHPSTNVSIKNLREQFEYFKEKGYEIIPLSKLVDAIKNGEPVSDNWVVLTVDDGYKSFYEKGLPVFLEYGYPFALMIYVEATARKYGDFMTFEQIKEIEKYGEVGYHSYGHLHMVGLNEEKLKNDFEDGISKFEKNMGYKPRYFAYPFGEYNDRVRDVAIEHGIEVILSQNSGAVAADSDLHELDRIPAMNGTHLPSALASKFLKAEWILPQDYPKDNKISELIIKTDENATHGYFSMTGQKTKKVKLENGQMTLKFNKPIDRYKVRMSLKVNGKTTTKILVKDINAE
- the secG gene encoding preprotein translocase subunit SecG encodes the protein MDSLFLVLQFIFAVVLTIAVLLQKSSSIGLGAYSGSNESLFGAKGPAGFLAKFTFVVGVLFILNTLALSYFYNTQSSKSLIDSVDTSSLPAAPEAVAPQAPSAPTAPVSEKK
- a CDS encoding TRAP transporter large permease subunit, which encodes MTIAFLFISLFGLMLIGVPVAVSLGASTVLTMLLFTNLDVAEVPQRIFDGINKFPLMAIPMFILAGNLLSKGGSARRIIDFAKSMVGHLPGGLPMSAIFACVIFAAVSGSSPATVVAIGSIMFVAIKEAGYPKEYAVGGITTAGSLGILIPPSVVMIVYGVTAEVSIAQLFMAGVVPGLMLGGMMILQTYIGAKKLGFKATTPEPWSERIKKFFRAFWALLIVVVVIGGIYGGIFTPTEAAAASAIYALIISLFVYKDIKFKDLWDICLESAITTAMIFFIIANAVVFAYLLTTQNIPQTIADSILAANIGKIGFLIIVNILLFIMGQFMEPSSVVMIMVPLLLPIAKALGVDPVHFGILLIVNMEIGMITPPVGLNLFVASGLTGMNLKDVIVSCLPWTLTLFIGLILVTYIPEISLWLPNLMYKN
- a CDS encoding mechanosensitive ion channel, with protein sequence MRKILAAVFALCFGLNLLANTKIDDLNATDILSVVNQINEANSQIAVIKAQSAENNETADKNVLFKTVSEKKEKLIEQIPYLIMQIEIDEEQVQKFKREMQNLESKIKRLKNSDNQNLYVKDKLEFERMQLDGLFYSSLLNLENIFKEGGKAVDVRLAVEETLLSFQTEFYSQFKEFKDSLNEEALAAHKGELEALEAHKKTLEEILHYLRDNAELLTSNYIISELNLKTAIDFINEKASFTSKFNVGKAAIIFVVFLFFVSFTTLLSKLTLWALMKFFVKHDSDRQTKGRIVEIIKRPMLLTLIAYAIDICVSIAYYPAPMLIKFANFLTITFVIAVTWLILSVLNGYGMVLINELTKKSGRKEVINLILKIIYFIIFVIALLIVLSKLGFNVSAIIASLGIGGLAVALATKDILANFFASVMLLFDNSFSQGDWIVCGDIEGTVVEIGLRKTTVRTFDNALIFVPNSKLASDPIRNWSRRKMGRRIRMLIGLEYSATTEQIKKCVEEIKQMLIDHPDIAKGDDMGSKKVSRYDRGIVSFDDLAGYKSNLFVVVDEFADSSINILVYCFSKTIVWGEFLAVKEDVMLKIMNIVEANGLGFAFPSQSLYVEEVKK
- a CDS encoding Bax inhibitor-1/YccA family protein; this encodes MSLYDRNYASSSEHEVAGEYSQSALSTFIKQTYQLFAASLLAASVGAYVGLYSSLGATVASNYWLFVILELGLLVGLMFAKRKAGLNLILLFAFTFVSGLTLTPILGRTFAMPGGAAIVAQAFTLTTVAFGGLSVFAMNTKRDFTTWGKMLFITLIVLLVAMLLNLFFKSPIFQVALSCVSAVLFSAYILYDTQNIIRGNYETPIEGAVDLYLDFLNLFVSLLRILGFFNSDD